The following is a genomic window from Petrotoga sp. 9PW.55.5.1.
CCCTAAAACTTTTTTCATATTAATACCCCTCCTCAAAATTTATATTTTTCTTCTATTTTATTTCTGTAATTAAACTTCTTTAATTAAATTATAAATACAACAATAAAAAACAAATAATTATCAATAAAAATTCAATAAGAATTGTGTAACAATTTTAGATACTTGATACTGTTATGTACATATCCCCAATTTTGCCTTCTGTAAAGTTGTAAATTATACTTCCAAAAAAACCGACATCCAATTGGAAAAACAAAGTGTAGTTATGAATTCCAGGAGTATTCACGTAAGCATTATTATATTCTGTATTTATAATTTGAGCTTCCTCTGAATTAAAAATTAATATACGATAATTGTTTTCGATTAACGATTTCAATAAAATAGATAAACTTCCTAATACAGAAAAATCAATTTGTAAATTATAATTCACATTTGATAGAACTTTAAAAGTTAATGAATCTTCTACGGTAGATAGCATATCAAAGATATCAGCATAAAGATCTAACCTCTGTTTACTTACAAACGTTATTTCTAAATATTCAGGAACTTCCAAATAAATAGGTACAGTAGTATTTGCTTCAATAGAAAAAACTAATGTAGAAAACAAAATTATAAATATAATTATTAAACTTTTTATTTTCGTTTTCATATTTATCTCCCCCACGAAAAAATTTAGGAAAATTCTTTCTTTTCATTTTGAATTATACTCATTATAATAAAAGTAAAATAAAATCTAATAAAAATACAATCAGAATTTAGAAGTATATCAATCGTAAGTTTTTGTATAAAATAATCTTTTGAAGATTTTAAATCAAAGAAGGATAGCTAAAAGATATTACTTAAGAAGAAGATGAAGTAATAGTTATATAAACCTCACCTATATGTATTTGATCTTCAACAGTTAAAATACTTTCATTAAATTGAGATAATATAAACTCTTTATTTTCATTCCATAAATCTGCAAAGTCTGCTTTTAGTTCAATATCAAAAGAATAAATTTCAGAGTCAATCGAAATTGTTTGATCATTTATTAAGTATATATATTCCTCAATAAAGTTGTATTCATCAAAAATATCGAGAGATAGATTAATTGTATAAGTAGGAATGGAAGAATTTATCGTTACTGGAACTTTTGAAATATAGTTATTCTGTGGATTGGCAGGATCAAAAGTTAAATAAAAACTATCGCCTAATAAAATTTCGATATTTGGAGAGGGAATTTTATAATAAACAGGAATTGCTTGATAACTAAAATACCCACCTTCCATAGGTATATAAATTTCAACATCCCCTACATGAAGACCATTTTCTGGAGAACCCAAATTTGAGTACTCTGATAGTAAAAGACTAAAATAATTGTTATATATATTACCAAGGTTGGACCCGATTTTTACATTAAAATTTTGAATTCCACTGTTTAAATAAATATTAGGAGAACTCACAAATTGTAAGTTGCTTCCTGAAGATAAAAAGTTAAATTCATCAAATATTTCTAATCCTATATAAACATGTAATGGTGGTAAATTAGATTCAAGAATAACATTTGAAATAATTGATTCGTACCAGGGAGCATTACCTGGGTAAGGTGGGAAGAATTCAAAAATTATATCGTTTGAAATATTATAGCTAACGTAAAATTCCGGAACAAAAAAATAAATATCAACAAAATCAAGCTGGGTATTATTTGATTTATAAAGTACTACTTCACCGATCTTTGTACCGTTTGGAGATAAAAAATTGTTTTTATAAAGATTTAAAATTTTCTGATTTTCATTCTGCCATAATGTTTGAATATTTAAACCCAATTGAATAACATACTTTTGATTATTCTTCCAACTTGAAAGATTAAAATAATTTTTAAAAAAAGCATAATTACTATAGAAATGTAATTCAGCATAAGAAACATTATTAATAATCAGTTCGATTTTTTGTTGATTATAAGAAAAATTTTCTCTATCTAATACGAATATAAAGCTTTGACTTGCAGAAAAAGTAAGTATTGAAGTTATCAAAATAATAAGGATAATGATTTTAGTTTTGAACTTTTTCATCTAATACCTCACTTCCTTTAAGGTTTTTCTTTTTCTTATATATTTATATTATAACCTATTTTTTCAAAATTCTATAATAAAAAAATATAGAATATAAAATTTAAAGTAAAAAAACCATAATTTAAAATCTTTCTCAATAAAAATACAATAAAAATTATTATAATCCGCTTTTAATAGGTCTAATAAATTTTAGTATCGACTTGACATTTTTATTTTTATATGATATAATTTTATTAGAAATTTATTAAAGGAGGTTATCTTAATGAAAAAAACAATTTTCTTAACATTAATTTTAGTGATGATAAATATGAGTGTTTTTGTTTTTTCTCAGGCTAACGATAGTTTAAACATTCCTGTTTATGTTAGTATTCCAAGTTATGCTGTTATTGAATCTGTAGATACAAACAGATTGGATTATCAACTAGACTTATCGACACCAGAGAATGCTTCTCAGGAAGTAAAGGTTAAGATAGCTGCAAATACACCTTATGAACTTAACCTTGAGTTTGTCGCAGATGAAGATTTAAATCAAACTCTAGCTAATCTGTTGAATAGCTCTTATAATTATTCTGTTGATAGTAACGAATCTCAAACGGGAGTAGTCGAAAAAACCGCAAATATAGGATTTGATTTTCAAAAGATTTTGAATGAAAATCCAGAAATTCAAGAATCACTTTTAGCTTATGGAACATTCAATGATAAAGTAGGGGATTTTGTTTTTACAGTTTCTGCAGTATTATAGATTTTTTAGATAATAATTAAAATTTCAAGGTAGGCTTGTGCCTACCTTTTTTTATTTATATATACAAGGAAAATTAACAATTATTTTGCTTTTGATAAACCTTTTTGAAGTAAAATAATACAGTCGAGGTGAGAGAAATGTATAACGATGATTTGAAAAATGAAAGTTTAATAGTAGAATTTGAAAGTTTTGAAAAAATATTAGAAGGTACCATCTCTGTTAATAACTGGGAAAGGATAGAAGTTCATTCTGAAAAGGCAAATATTCTTTCTCCAATCAAGGTTTCTTTTTCATTGGAAAAGGGGGATAATCAAGTATTGGTAAATGGTAAAGTAGAAACAATGTTGCAACTTCATTGTTCGAGATGTTTGAAACCTATTGAGTATTGGGTAGAGGAAAGTTTCGAAGCTCTTTATTTAGATAGTAGTTTTGAAAAGTATCTTTCAAAAACGGAACATTTGAAGTCTTTAGATAATGTAGTATATTACGATGGGCAATCAATCGATTTGACAAATCGGATTATAGAGACTATAATATTATCAGTGCCAAATGTCCCACTATGCAAGGAAGATTGTAACGGGTTATGTCCCATTTGCGGAGCGGATTTGAATGAAAATTCTGATCATTCATGCGAAAAGGAAGAATTAGATCCAAGATTTGCATCATTGAAAAGTCTTTTGGATGAAGGAAAATTTTTATAATTTTTTAAATACAACAAAGGAGGATACATTAATGGCTACACCAAAACAAAAGCCCTCAAGAAGTAGAACACATAAAAGAAAGGCAAAATTATACGCCGCTTACAAGATTAATGTTGTGAAATGTCCGAAGTGTGGAGAGCCTAAATTACCCCATCGTGTTTGTTTGAATTGTGGTTATTATGGTGATAAGCAGATCTTAGAAATAGGTGAATAGGCTTATGGATAATCTTAAGATCGGCATAGATTTGTATGGAGGAGATAATGCGCCTAATTCAGTTATTGAGGGCGCACTTTTTGCTTTGAAAAATAAATATCTATCTCCTCAAAATTTAGTTATAGTGGGAAACGATATAACACCTGAACATTCTGAAAAGATTTCGAATTTAGAAATTGTTCCAGCTAAAAATCTAATAACTAATGAAACAAAACCAACTGAAGTTTTAAAACTTAAAGAATCCTCTATGTATATTGGATGTGAAATGCTAAAAAATAATCAATTAAATGGATTTGTGAGTGCTGGTAATACCGGTGCTTTACTTACAAGTGGAACATTTGTAGCTGGAAGGCTACGTGGTATAAAAAGGCCAGCATTAGTCTTAGCCCTTCCATCTAAATCAAATAAACCAAAAATACTAGTGGATGCTGGGGCAAATGCTGAAGTAAAATCGGAACATTTTTACGATTTTGCAAGAGAAGGAATTGCTTATGCAAAATTTCTTAATCTTGATAATCCTAGAGTAGCTGTTTTAAATATAGGATCAGAAGACGAAAAAGGAAATACAATTATTAAAGAAGCTTCGAAAATTTTGCAAGAAAAAGAGCATATTAATTATGTTGGATATGTAGAAGCAAGGGATTTATTCGATGACACTTGTGATATAATTGTTACGGATGGTTTTACTGGTAATAATGTATTGAAAACAATGGAGGGTACCGCTTATTTTATACTTCACGAACTGAAAGAAACAATTAAGAAAGGTGGATTATTTACAAAGCTTGGAGCTTTGCTATTAAAGGGATCTTTAAAGTCTCTTGTTAATAAAATTGATTACAGAAGTTATGGAGGAACTTTTTTCTTAGGAGTTAATGGGATTTTAGTTAAAGCACATGGATCTTCTGATTCAGAAGCTATAGCTAATGCTTTGTATGTAGCTTACAACGCTGCTAAGTTTGACTTGATTAAAAAGATAGAGCTTTGATAAGGGGGAAAAATTGTTTTGTGTGGAATAGTGGGTTATGTGTCTGATAGTGGATTAGAAGTAGAGGATCTCATATGGGGACTAAAAAAATTAGAGTACAGAGGATATGATTCAGCAGGAATTGCATATAATAGTGATCATTCTATTAAATATTTAAAAAAATCTGGTAAGATAAGTGAGATTGAAAAGGCACTTGTTGAGCAGAATATTTTAAAAGAGAGTTTTTATTCAGGAATCGCTCATACGAGATGGGCAACACATGGGGTAGTTTCTGAAACAAATTCTCATCCACATTTGGACTGTAAAAAAGAGATAGCGGTTATTCACAACGGTATAATAGAGAATTTTCAAGAGTTAAGAAATTATCTTGAAAAGAGAGGTCATATGTTCACATCTCAAACTGATTCAGAAGTTATCGCACATTTGATTGAAGATAACTACAAAGCGGATATTTTTGAAGCGGTATTAAAATCTTTAAAAGAATTAAAAGGCACTTATGCTATTGCTGTGATTCATAAAGACAGACCAGATGAAATTGTTGCCGCAAGAAAAGGTAGTCCATTGGTTATTTCTCACAGTAAAAATATGGGTATGTTGGCTTCAGACGTTACTCCATTACTTAAATATTCTAAAGAGATGAATTTCTTAAACGATGGAGAAATAGCTGTAATTTTTCCAGGTAATTACAAGATTTATGATTTAAAAGGTAATTTAATAGACAGAAAATCTATATCCATCTCTTGGGATGAAACTTTAGCTGAAAAATCCGGCTATCCTCATTTTATGCTGAAAGAAATCTTTGAACAACCAAATTCTTTGAAATCTGTTTTAGTTGGTCGCTTGGTTGATTCAGAGCCTAAAGTTAAAGAAATAGAATCTTTGGAAGATTTTGTAAAAAACAGAATGAAAAAAATATATGTGGTTGCTTGTGGAACTAGTTATCATGCAGGACTTACCACAAAATATTTTACTAACAAATATTCAGATATTGATTTTGAAATAGAAGTAGCATCAGAATTTAGGTATATGAATCCACCAATTGATGATAAAACCTTAGTATTAGCAATATCCCAATCCGGAGAAACCATAGATACCCTTGAAGGAGTTAGAAAATCTAAAGAAAAGGAAGCTTATATTTTAACTATTAGTAACGTCGTAGGTTCAACTATACCTAGAGAATCCGATGCAGTTTTGTATCTTAACACTGGTCCTGAGATAGGTGTTGCAGCTACTAAAACATACACGGCACAAATTGCATTGCTATATACTTTAGTTTCACAAATTATATATTGGAAGAATGGAAAAAGTAAGGAAATTGAAGATATATTGAAACATTTAAAAGATATGCCGAAAGTATATGATGAAATTTTAAATAAAACTAACGGGCATATGATGGATTTAGTAAAAAAGTACAAAGATTTTAAAGATATGATGTATATAGGAAGAAGATTCGGCTATCCAGCGGCTTTAGAAGGAGCTTTAAAATTAAAAGAGATTAGTTATATCAATGCAATTGCCTATCAGGCAGGAGAATTAAAACATGGTCCAATTGCATTGTTAGATGAAACTTTTCCGGTATTTGCCATCGTGCCAAGTGGTAATCTAAGAGAAAAAATGATTTCTAATATTATGGAAGTTAAGGCTCGTGGAGCAAAGGTCATAGCTTTAACTCCTGAAAATGATAAACAAACAAAAAATATATGTGATGATTTTATAAATATCCCAGATCTGCCAGATTGTTTGATACCTTTGGTAGTAGCTCCAATAACTCAATTATTCGCTTATTATATTGCGTTAGAAAAGAATTTGGATCCCGATAAGCCAAGAAATTTGGCAAAGAGTGTTACTGTAGAATAAAAAATTTGGAGGTGTTATTTGTTTGCTAAAAACCGAGCTTTTAAGCACAGTTAAAGAATTGGTGAAATTACTTGATGAAAAAGATGGGAAAGAGATAGTGGTTTTGGATATGGAAGATTCGGGACTTATGGTTGATTATTTTGTTATAGTTACAGGAAATTCTGAACCTCATATGTCTGCTTTAAGAGACGAAGTTGTAAAGTTTTTAAAAGGAGAAGATATTCCGATACTATTTTATGATAAAGGTAAAGGAAGCGATTGGTTAATAGTAGATACTGGAACGTTCATAATCCATATATTTTCTGAAGAGGGAAGAGAGTTTTACGATTTAGAAAGTTTATGGGGCGAACAAAATAAGGCAATAATTAAATGAGATTTAAATTCAACTCACATCTTCCGTTTTTCACCTCGGTGCCCGTTTAAGGGTCGGTGCAAAAAAGGAGGATGGAGGATAAAAACCAAATCAAAACTATATGGAGGTGTATTTAGTGTCAGTAGTGAGCATGAAACAGCTTCTTGAAGCTGGTGCACATTTTGGACATAGGACAAGAAGATGGAATCCTAAGATGCAACCGTATATCTTTGCTGAAAGGAAAGGAATTCATATCATAGATTTACAAAAAACATTAAGAAGTATAGAAGATGCATATGAATTTATAAAAAATGCTTCTATGGAAAGAAAAAGAGTATTGTTTGTCGGAACTAAGAAACAGGCTCAGCAAATTGTCGCAGATGAAGCTAGAAGATGCGGAGAGTACTTTGTAAACAACAGATGGTTAGGAGGACTATTAACCAATTTCAAAACTATAAGGTCAAGGATAGATAAACTTGAACAATTAACAGAATATGTTGAAAGTGAAGAGTTTTCAAAACTCCCAAAAAAAGAACAAGCAAATATTAGAAGAAATCTTGATAAACTTGAAAAAAACTTAGGTGGATTAAGAGGGTTGAAGAAAGTTCCTGATGTTTTATTCGTAGTTGACCCTAAGAAAGAAGAAATCGCCGTGAGAGAAGCTAACATGCTAGGGATACCAATTGTTGCCACAGTTGATACGAACTGTGATCCCGATGTAATTGACTATGTAATTCCAGCTAACGATGATGCAATTCGAACCATAATGTTGATAACATCAAAAATAGCAGATGCAATTATAGAAGGAAAAGAGGGAAACATTGAAAGTTTAGAAGAAGCAATCTCTGAAGAAAAAGAAGAAAAAAACACAGAAGTCGATGAAGAAATAGAAGAAAAAATTATTGCAGATGAAAAATACTCTAAATATGAAGAAGAAGTTGAGGAAGAAATAGAAGTGGAAGAGGAAGAAGTGGAATTTACTTCCTTTGAAGAAGACGAAAAAAAAGAATAAATTTAAAAGTTTAGAAGAGACCGGGGGAATATCTCCCGGTTTTTTATTAGGAGGGCGATATTTTTGAAGTTTTATATAAGAACTTTTGGTTGTCAAATGAATATAAACGAAAGTGAAATTATGGCAGGCCTTTTAACTGATGAAGGCTTCGATTGGACAGAAAATCCAAAAGAAGCAGATTTGATAATTATTAACAGTTGTTCGGTTAGAGAAAAGGCGGAAAATAAAATGTATGGTGCAATTGGTGGATATGGAAAATTGAAAGAAAAGAATAAAAACCTAATATTGGGTGTTGGAGGATGTTCTGCAGAAAAAGAAAAGGATAATATATTGAAAAGATTTAAAAATGTTGATTTCGTCTTTGGAACTAGAAATGTTGTAGATATTGTAAAATTAGTTAATCGAGCTAAAACTGGGGAAAGATTTTCTGACTTTTCGGATAAATTAGAAGAAGTCAATTACAAACTTCCTAAGATTCCCTTTAGCAAACATCATGCATGGGTTACAATTATTTATGGATGTAATAAATATTGTACCTACTGTATAGTTCCTTATACTAGAGGTTTTGAAAAAAGTAGACCTTTAGAAGACATCATTAAAGAAGTTGAAGATTATGCTCACAAAGGATACAAAGAGATAACTTTTTTGGGTCAGAACGTTGATTCATATGGAAAAGATTTTGGAGATAAGAAATCTAAGTTGGATATACTAATAAAAAAAGCGGCTCAATTTGATTCCATAAAAAGGATTTGGTTTTTAACTTCTTATCCGTCTGATATAACGGAATCTCTAATATATACTGTTGCGGAAGAGAAAAAGGCTGCAAAGTATTTCCATCTGCCTGCTCAATCGGGAAGCAACAACATTCTTAAAGCTATGAATAGAAAATATACAAAGGAAGAATTTTTGGAATTGGTTTATAAAATAAAAAAAGAAGTTACTGATGTAACAATATCAAGCGATTTTATAACTGGATTTCCAGGTGAAACTGATATTGATTTTGAAGAAACAATAGATTTAATTAAAAAATGTAGATTTGATCGAATAAACCTTGCTGAATATTCACCAAGAGAGGGAACTGTGGCACAGAAATTCAAAGAAGATGATATTCCCAAACACATAAAAAACAAGAGATTACAATACCTTATGGAGATACAAAAACTGATCAATCTTGAAGAAAACCAGAAATACTTAGATAATGAAGTTCTCATAATCCAAGAAGGTAAAGCAGGTAAAAACGGTTCCTACATGGGAAGAACGATAAATAACAAATTGGTTATCTACGACGGTGAAGAAGAATTAAATGGAGAATTTTTAAAAATAAAGATCAACAAAGTCACACCAGGACCATTATATGGTGAAATGAAGGAAAGGGTTATTGGTAAATGAATTTGCTTTCCTGTATTGTGAGGAGTGTTTAATATTAATTCCCCTTCATGGAAGGGGAATTTTACTTCAAAAGCAGTTTTTTAGATGGTAGACTGACTTTTTCAAACTGTAATATCTTTTAAATTAGTTCCAACAAATTGACTCATGTAAAGGTTGTAATAAAATCCTTGTTTCTTCATAAGTTCTTTGTTATTTCCCTGCTCTACAATTTTACCATGATTCATAACTAGAATAATATCTGCGTTTCTAATTGTTGATAATCTATGAGCTATTACGAAACTTGTTCTGTTTTTCATTAATTCGGCCATAGCTTGTTGAATAAGAACTTCCGTACGTGTATCAACAGAACTAGTGGCCTCATCTAAGATTAATATATTTGGATCTTTCAAAAATGCACGTGCTATCGTTATAAGCTGCCTTTGACCTTGTGATAGATTTGTAGCATCTTCATCTATCACCGTATCATATCCATTAGGTAAGGTTCTAACAAAATGATCAACATAAGCAGCTTTGGCCGCGCTAATTATCTCTTCGTTTTTGGCGTTATCTTTTCCATAGGCAATATTTTCTTTAATAGTTCCTCCGAATATCCATGAATCTTGAAGAACCATTCCAAACATTTTTCTCAAATCAGATCGTTTCATATTTCTTGTATCCAGACCATCTACTAATATTTTACCGCTGTTTATTTCGTAGAAGCGCATAAGTAGATTAACAAGAGTAGTTTTTCCAGCTCCAGTAGGCCCTACTATCGCAACATTTTCTCCGGGTTTAACTTCTAAATTCAAATCCTCTATCAAAGGTTCATTCGGATTATAGCTAAAATAAACGTGATCAAATTTAACATGACCTTTTACATCCGCAATTATTTCAGGGGTTTGTGGATCAGGTATTTCATCTTCTTCATCAAGGAATTCAAAAACTCTTTCAGCTGAAGCTGTGGTGGATTGTAAAACATTAATTATACTTGATATTTGAACCATTGGTTGAGTAAATTGTCTAGAATACTGTATAAAAGCTTGAACATCACCCAGAGTTAACATCCCATTGGCTACACGTAGTCCTCCTATAACGCTAATAGCAACATAGTTAATATTATTCAAAAAAGCTATTACTGGTCTAATTATCCCTGAAATAAATTGTGCCTTGAAACTTGAATCATAGAGTCTTTCATTCTCTTCATCAAATTCAAATTTCTCCTTTTCTTGGTGGTTAAAAGCCTTCACTATATTATGGCCAGCATAAGTTTCTTCTACTCGACCGTTTAGTTTGCCTGTGCTATTCCATTGGATTTGGAACTGTTTTTGGGATTTTTTAGCTATAAACATGGTTGAAATTAAAGCTAAAGGTATTACTGTTAATGCTATAGCTGATAATAAAGGACTAATTGTGAACATCATTATAACGACGCCAATTATCGTAACAAGGGAGGTAATAATTTGGGTTAAGGTCTGTTGCAATGTATGTCCAATATTGTCAATATCATTTGTTACCCTACTCAGGATATCTCCATGTGAATGGCTATCAAAATAGTTGAGAGGTAATTTCGACAATTTAGTATCAACTTCTTTTCTAAGATTATAAACTGTTTTTTGAGATACTCCTGCCATTATATATTGTTGTAACCAGTTGAAAAGTGCAGACATAGCATATAGCGCTAATAAGACTATTAATATAGTAAGAAGTTTATTAAAATCAACTCCCCGCCCTGGCGTAATATTCATAGGACCAACCATTTCAGCGATTTGATCTTGCCCTGTCATTTTAAGCATATCTATAACCTGATTTTTAGTCATTTCTTCAGGCATATTTTTACTTACTATACCTTCGAATAACACGTTAGTTGCATTACCCATAATTCTAGGAGCTAAAACCATAAATGTTGTGCCAAAAATTGCGAAAATTATAACTATTATGAGGAAAAACATCTGTGGTTTTAAAAATCCTAGTAATCTTCTAAAGGATTTAAAAAAGTTTTTAGGTTTTTCTCCTGGTACCATCCCGCCCATTCCAGGTCCTCTTCCTTTTCTTTGTTCGACCCTTCTATTGTGATTATTTTTAGGATTTTCTTGACTCATGCTGTTTCCTCCTTGGGGATCTGAGAGTAAACAATTTCTCTGTATACTTCACATGTTCTCATTAATTCATCATGTTTACCTATTCCTGCAACACTTCCATTATCATTAAGTACAATTATTTGGTCTGCTCCAAGTATGGAACTCACTTTTTGAGATACTATAATAACAGTTGTATCATTAGTTATTTCTTTTAAAGCCTCTCTTAGATTAGCATCTGTTCGGTTATCTAAAGCTGAAAAACTATCATCGAATAAAAATATTTTTGGATGTTTTAATATTGCTCTTGCTATTGCTAAACGTTGTTTTTGACCACCAGAAAAATTAGTTCCTCCTTGATCGACGGATGTTAAAAGCTTTTGAGGTAGTTTTTCAACAAAGTCTTTTGCTTGGGCTATTTCAAGAGCTTTCCATATTTCATCATCGCTAGCATCTTCTTTTCCAAACTTTAAATTGCTCGCTATTGTACCACTAAATAGATAAGCAGTTTGAGGAACTAATCCTATTAAGTTTCTTAGCTCATTTAAAGGCATGTCTTTGATATCTACTTCATCTATTTTTATTTTTCCCTCAGTAACTTCATAAAATCGGGGAATCAAATTAATTAATGTGCTTTTTCCACATCCTGTACTACCTATTATTGCCGTAGTTTCACCGGGATTTGCCGTGAAAGAAATATTTCTTAAAACAGGGGCTTCTGCGCCTTCATAACTAAAACTGACACTATTGAAAGAAATTTCGCCATTTTTATTTTTTGGTTTTATAGGGTGCTCAGGATCTTTGATAATTAGTTCTGTATTTAAAACAGCATTTATACGTTCTGCTGATGCTTCAGCTCTAGGTAGCATAATGAACATTGCCATAGCCATCATTACAGCCATAAGTATTTCCATAACGTACGTTAAAAAAGCTGTTAAATTGCCTATTGGCATAAAACCACTATCTATTCGTATAGATCCGAACCATATTATTGCTACTGAAGAAACGTTCATAGTTAGCATTAAAAGGGGCATACCCAAAGCTAAAATTCTATTAACTTTCAATGCAGTTGATGTAAGATCTTGGTTCTTTTCATCAAATCTTTTTTCTTCGTATTTATCTTTTACAAATGCTCTTATTACCCTTACTCCTGTTAATTTTTCTCTCATCACACGATTAACATTATCTAGTTTAATTTGCATTACTTTAAAAAGCGGAACAGCTTTTCTTAATAGGAAAAATACGATTATACCAATAACTGGTACTATTACTATAATAGACCAAGATAAAACTACATCCTGCTGTATAGCCATTATCATGCCGCCAATAGCCATTATTGGAGCCATGATGATTATATTCAACATCATTAATATCAACATTTGAACTTGGCGAACATCATTTGTATTTCGGGTAATTAGGGAAGCCGTTCCAAACTTGTCGACCTCTGATTGTGAGAAGTTCAAAACTTTGTAATATATTTCCTTACGTAGATCTTTTCCAAATGAAGCAGCGACTTTGGAGCTAAAGTATGTAGCGATAATTGCAGCTACTGAAAGGAGCAATGTAAAAATAAGCATTATTCCACCCGTGCGAATAATATAAGATAAATCTCCCTTAGCAATCCCATTATTAATAATATCTGCATTTAGACTTGGTAAAAATAAATTTGAAATTGCTTGAACAACAAGAAGAACAATAGCAATACTGATTTCTTTGTAATAAGGTTTTAAATATTTAAGCAGTTGTTTCATGATATATCTTCCTCACTTTCTAAATAATTTAAGATATTATTATGTAATTTTTCTAAAATAGAATAAAAAGAATTTAATTCTTCTTTTGATAAGCCTTCAAATGCTTTATTAACAATTTTTGGAATAACGCATTTTAAATCATTTAATATCTTTTCTCCCTTTGCGTTTAAAAAAATTTTTAGTGTTCTATGATCTTCTGAAGCAGGTTTTCTAACAATCAAGCCTGCTTTTTCCATTTTTTTTAGAATCAAAGAAGTGGTAGGTTCTGCAACGGTAATTTTTTCTGCAAGTTGTTTTTGGTTAATTCCAGGATTTTTAGCAATATACCATAAACAAGCAGCTTGACCAGGGTATATATCCTTTTTAGTTGTTTCTTTAAAGTTCAATTGACCTTGAAGTTTTATTACCTGAAAATACTTAGATATTACTTTCATTTTTAGAGAATATAAATCATCTAAAGTTAAATTTTTCAAAATCATTTTGGTTTTCCAATT
Proteins encoded in this region:
- a CDS encoding ABC transporter ATP-binding protein encodes the protein MSQENPKNNHNRRVEQRKGRGPGMGGMVPGEKPKNFFKSFRRLLGFLKPQMFFLIIVIIFAIFGTTFMVLAPRIMGNATNVLFEGIVSKNMPEEMTKNQVIDMLKMTGQDQIAEMVGPMNITPGRGVDFNKLLTILIVLLALYAMSALFNWLQQYIMAGVSQKTVYNLRKEVDTKLSKLPLNYFDSHSHGDILSRVTNDIDNIGHTLQQTLTQIITSLVTIIGVVIMMFTISPLLSAIALTVIPLALISTMFIAKKSQKQFQIQWNSTGKLNGRVEETYAGHNIVKAFNHQEKEKFEFDEENERLYDSSFKAQFISGIIRPVIAFLNNINYVAISVIGGLRVANGMLTLGDVQAFIQYSRQFTQPMVQISSIINVLQSTTASAERVFEFLDEEDEIPDPQTPEIIADVKGHVKFDHVYFSYNPNEPLIEDLNLEVKPGENVAIVGPTGAGKTTLVNLLMRFYEINSGKILVDGLDTRNMKRSDLRKMFGMVLQDSWIFGGTIKENIAYGKDNAKNEEIISAAKAAYVDHFVRTLPNGYDTVIDEDATNLSQGQRQLITIARAFLKDPNILILDEATSSVDTRTEVLIQQAMAELMKNRTSFVIAHRLSTIRNADIILVMNHGKIVEQGNNKELMKKQGFYYNLYMSQFVGTNLKDITV
- a CDS encoding ABC transporter ATP-binding protein codes for the protein MKQLLKYLKPYYKEISIAIVLLVVQAISNLFLPSLNADIINNGIAKGDLSYIIRTGGIMLIFTLLLSVAAIIATYFSSKVAASFGKDLRKEIYYKVLNFSQSEVDKFGTASLITRNTNDVRQVQMLILMMLNIIIMAPIMAIGGMIMAIQQDVVLSWSIIVIVPVIGIIVFFLLRKAVPLFKVMQIKLDNVNRVMREKLTGVRVIRAFVKDKYEEKRFDEKNQDLTSTALKVNRILALGMPLLMLTMNVSSVAIIWFGSIRIDSGFMPIGNLTAFLTYVMEILMAVMMAMAMFIMLPRAEASAERINAVLNTELIIKDPEHPIKPKNKNGEISFNSVSFSYEGAEAPVLRNISFTANPGETTAIIGSTGCGKSTLINLIPRFYEVTEGKIKIDEVDIKDMPLNELRNLIGLVPQTAYLFSGTIASNLKFGKEDASDDEIWKALEIAQAKDFVEKLPQKLLTSVDQGGTNFSGGQKQRLAIARAILKHPKIFLFDDSFSALDNRTDANLREALKEITNDTTVIIVSQKVSSILGADQIIVLNDNGSVAGIGKHDELMRTCEVYREIVYSQIPKEETA
- a CDS encoding MarR family winged helix-turn-helix transcriptional regulator, encoding MKNLTLDDLYSLKMKVISKYFQVIKLQGQLNFKETTKKDIYPGQAACLWYIAKNPGINQKQLAEKITVAEPTTSLILKKMEKAGLIVRKPASEDHRTLKIFLNAKGEKILNDLKCVIPKIVNKAFEGLSKEELNSFYSILEKLHNNILNYLESEEDIS